A single window of Ovis canadensis isolate MfBH-ARS-UI-01 breed Bighorn chromosome 15, ARS-UI_OviCan_v2, whole genome shotgun sequence DNA harbors:
- the LOC138420306 gene encoding hemoglobin fetal subunit beta: MLTAEEKASVISLFAKVNVEEVGGEALGRLLVVYPWTQRFFEHFGDLSSADAILGNPKVKGHGKKVLNSFSEGLKQLDDLKGAFASLSELHCDKLHVDPENFRLLGNVLVVVLARRFGGEFTPELQANFQKVVTGVANALAHRYH; encoded by the exons ATGCTGACTGCTGAGGAGAAGGCTTCTGTCATCTCCCTATTTGCCAAGGTGAACGTGGAAGAAGTCGGTGGTGAGGCCCTGGGCAG GCTGCTGGTTGTCTACCCCTGGACTCAGAGGTTCTTCGAGCACTTTGGGGACTTGTCCTCTGCTGATGCCATTTTGGGCAACCCTAAGGTGAAGGGCCATGGCAAGAAGGTGCTAAACTCCTTTAGTGAGGGCCTGAAGCAACTTGATGACCTCAAGGGTGCCTTTGCGTCACTGAGTGAGCTGCACTGTGATAAGCTGCACGTGGATCCTGAGAACTTCAGG CTCCTGGGCAATGTGCTTGTGGTTGTGCTGGCTCGCCGCTTTGGAGGTGAATTCACTCCGGAGCTGCAGGCTAACTTTCAGAAGGTGGTGACTGGTGTTGCCAATGCCCTGGCCCACAGATATCACTAA
- the LOC138420305 gene encoding olfactory receptor 51V1 — translation MIALVSPNTNSSSFLLMGFSGLEQLYPWISVPFSTIYAVVLLGNCLVLYVIWTEPSLHQPMFYFLAMLAITDLCMGLSTVNTVLGILLGLIREISLDSCITQAYFIHGLSFMESSVLLTMAFDRYIAICNPLRYSSILTNSRIIKIGLTILGRSFFFITPPIICLKYFHYCHPHILSHSFCLHQDLLRLACSDIRFNSYYALMLVICTLLLDAVLILFSYVLILKSVLAIASREERHKSFQTCISHICAVLVFYIPIISLTMVHRFGKHLSPMVHVLMGNIYILFPPLMNPIIYSVKIQQIRRRMLRLFSLKIC, via the coding sequence ATGATAGCTTTAGTGAGCCCCAACACtaattcctcctccttccttctcatgGGATTTTCAGGTCTGGAGCAGCTGTATCCCTGGatctctgttcccttctccaccaTTTATGCTGTTGTTCTTTTGGGTAACTGCCTGGTGCTGTATGTAATCTGGACTGAACCTAGCCTGCATCAACCCATGTTCTACTTCCTGGCCATGCTGGCTATCACTGATTTGTGCATGGGACTGTCCACAGTGAACACAGTGCTAGGGATCCTGTTGGGGCTGATTCGAGAGATCAGCCTGGATTCCTGCATTACCCAGGCCTATTTCATCCATGGTCTGTCCTTCATGGAATCCTCTGTTCTCCTAACTATGGCCTTTGACCGGTACATTGCAATTTGCAATCCACTGCGTTATTCCTCCATCCTGACTAATTCCAGAATTATCAAAATCGGACTCACCATCTTAGGTAGGAGTTTCTTCTTTATTACACCCCCTATCATCTGTTTGAAATACTTCCACTACTGCCATCCCCACATCCTCTCTCACTCATTCTGCCTGCACCAAGACCTTCTCCGCCTAGCCTGCTCAGACATTCGATTCAATAGCTACTATGCCCTGATGCTGGTTATTTGCACACTATTGTTGGATGCTGTACTTATCCTCTTCTCCTATGTCCTGATTCTTAAGTCAGTTCTGGCAATTGCCTCTCGGGAGGAACGGCATAAGTCATTTCAGACGTGCATCTCCCACATTTGCGCTGTCCTCGTGTTCTACATTCCTATCATTAGCCTTACAATGGTGCACCGATTTGGCAAGCATCTCTCCCCAATGGTCCATGTCCTTATGGGCAACATCTACATCCTTTTTCCACCTTTGATGAACCCTATCATCTACAGTGTCAAGATCCAACAGATTCGTAGAAGAATGCTCAGACTCTTTTCTCTAAAAATATGTTGA